A region of Chitinophaga horti DNA encodes the following proteins:
- a CDS encoding TonB-dependent receptor, whose translation MRLKGTGFGGTTDAKGQFEFKAPAGNYTLVVAHIGFATYEAPLQVNKEGITPLKIVLQERKSNLGEVAVIGKTKAQELEETGYSVESVEMRELQTQSIQINRLLDWTPGVRVRQEAGMGSKYNYSLNGMSGNAITFFIDGVPMSYFGSSYTINNLPVSLIKRIDVYKGVVPADLGSDALGGAINVVTENKNKKYLEASYSYGSFNTHQAVLHGQYTHPTNHFTTRFSGFYTYSDNDYKVWGKGVNYADASTGYNSVDFTKENPAVRFNDHFETYNGKLDVGFVNNKWADQFFISLLASKQEKGIQTGQTMATVYGNLHYKEVFLMPHLSYQKQNLFTKGLYLSLFSGYSDREGTTVDTAMAFYNWKGHTTPHQQGGGEIARNGRSLFTMYENSWINRVNVTYQLPAELKLGFNYLNSRTSRRGKDPYVSPMRVPLIAPQHINTQFAGLSLETRKFDERLYVSAFAKWYDFYTTSNDLEYRMINGESKAVAVPIQNKKSNFGGGMAASYRILSELLVKFSIEQATRLPSPTEALGNGILVVNNPNINPEQSLNVNLGATWGRLSLGGQHGLTVTTSAFYRNTKDQILYNISGRDEGMYINVGSTLGKGVEMEVVYDLGHWLKVNANATYLDIRNNQRLDNGVPNLIYRDRLRNTPYLLGNGGASATIPNVFRKGARLFVYVHGNYLHNFYLNWPSLGSQNKKEIPSQLVFDAGVGYTFAKLPLSLSFDLNNFTNTQAYDNFLLQKPGRAGFLKATYRLTNN comes from the coding sequence GTGCGATTAAAAGGAACCGGGTTTGGAGGCACCACCGATGCGAAGGGACAATTTGAATTTAAAGCACCCGCGGGCAATTACACGCTCGTAGTAGCACACATCGGATTTGCGACTTACGAAGCGCCGCTCCAGGTCAACAAAGAAGGGATTACACCACTGAAGATCGTATTGCAGGAAAGAAAATCCAACCTGGGCGAAGTGGCCGTAATAGGTAAAACGAAAGCCCAGGAACTAGAGGAAACGGGCTACAGCGTTGAATCGGTGGAGATGCGTGAATTGCAAACACAAAGCATCCAGATTAACCGGTTGCTCGACTGGACACCCGGCGTACGCGTGCGGCAGGAAGCAGGCATGGGGTCGAAATATAACTACTCGCTGAACGGCATGTCTGGTAATGCCATCACGTTTTTTATAGACGGCGTACCGATGTCGTACTTTGGTTCATCTTACACGATCAACAACCTCCCAGTATCGCTGATCAAACGTATTGATGTATACAAAGGCGTAGTGCCGGCAGACCTCGGATCGGATGCGCTTGGTGGCGCCATCAACGTGGTAACGGAAAACAAGAACAAAAAGTACCTGGAGGCGAGTTACAGTTATGGGTCTTTCAATACGCACCAGGCGGTATTGCATGGCCAGTACACACATCCGACCAACCACTTCACCACGCGCTTTTCCGGCTTCTACACTTATTCCGATAACGATTATAAAGTATGGGGTAAAGGAGTGAATTATGCGGATGCATCTACTGGTTACAACTCGGTGGATTTCACAAAAGAAAATCCGGCCGTACGCTTTAACGATCATTTCGAAACATATAATGGCAAGCTCGATGTAGGTTTCGTAAATAATAAATGGGCTGACCAGTTCTTTATCAGCCTGCTGGCCTCGAAGCAGGAAAAAGGTATTCAGACTGGCCAGACGATGGCCACGGTCTATGGCAACCTGCATTACAAGGAAGTATTCCTGATGCCGCATCTCTCCTACCAAAAACAAAACCTGTTTACGAAAGGATTGTACCTGAGCCTTTTTTCGGGCTACTCCGACCGTGAGGGCACTACGGTAGATACGGCGATGGCATTTTATAACTGGAAAGGACATACGACACCGCACCAGCAAGGTGGTGGCGAAATTGCGCGTAATGGCCGATCGCTTTTTACGATGTACGAAAATTCCTGGATTAACCGCGTAAACGTTACTTATCAACTGCCCGCCGAGTTGAAGCTGGGCTTCAACTATCTGAATTCGAGAACGAGCCGGCGCGGTAAAGATCCGTATGTGTCACCCATGCGCGTACCATTAATCGCGCCGCAACATATCAACACCCAGTTTGCCGGCTTATCGCTCGAAACAAGAAAGTTCGACGAACGATTGTATGTAAGCGCGTTTGCTAAATGGTATGATTTCTACACCACCTCCAACGACCTCGAGTACCGGATGATAAACGGTGAGTCGAAGGCGGTGGCCGTTCCCATACAGAATAAAAAGTCAAACTTCGGTGGAGGTATGGCTGCATCTTATAGAATACTATCGGAACTACTCGTAAAATTCTCTATAGAACAGGCCACGCGTCTCCCCTCACCTACCGAAGCATTAGGTAACGGCATCCTGGTGGTGAACAATCCCAACATCAACCCGGAGCAAAGCCTTAATGTAAACCTGGGCGCAACCTGGGGCAGATTGTCACTTGGCGGGCAGCATGGATTGACCGTTACCACGAGCGCGTTTTACAGGAATACGAAAGACCAGATCCTGTATAATATTTCCGGCAGGGACGAAGGCATGTACATTAACGTGGGCAGCACGCTTGGCAAAGGCGTGGAGATGGAAGTTGTCTACGACCTGGGGCACTGGCTGAAAGTAAATGCGAACGCAACCTACCTCGATATCCGCAACAATCAGCGGCTTGACAATGGCGTTCCGAACCTCATTTACCGCGACCGCCTCCGCAATACGCCTTACCTGTTGGGTAACGGGGGTGCGAGTGCCACTATTCCCAACGTGTTCAGGAAGGGAGCAAGATTGTTCGTGTATGTACATGGCAATTACCTGCACAACTTTTACCTGAACTGGCCAAGCCTCGGCAGCCAGAACAAAAAAGAGATCCCTAGCCAGCTGGTATTCGATGCTGGTGTGGGATACACCTTTGCCAAACTGCCACTGAGCCTCTCGTTCGACCTGAACAATTTTACGAATACGCAGGCGTACGACAACTTCCTGCTGCAAAAGCCGGGGCGGGCGGGCTTCCTGAAAGCAACATACAGACTAACCAATAACTAA
- a CDS encoding PepSY-associated TM helix domain-containing protein: MSKRTYNIFYNLHTVSGIVISVGLFVIFFAGAFTLFYKETEEWERSQAPTAAVAPAKLLHLDTLVSTLTKAGNDLYARDIYIDLQAKSLLQPVFLGRSEDSLATGAATKFKSLYVDRDSYAITEQSAKSSATLGALLYELHFLEQLGDPGYYLAGLISLFLLFAVVTGIIIHWKKIISNFYLFRPYEKLKTVWTDAHTALGMIGIPFQFMYALTGAWFGLSILVASSGSLLYNGNQSKYYEEIFGHHEAYPGPRIDLGTHSLQAFVDSASSRWDGFRLTYIAFHGTGSANMKVNIYGEVDSRSGFFNFGELEFDVATGTVTHLEDPFHKSYDDLVSAAVHRLHFGYFGLDGWRHMAVKVLYFLLAMATCFVIITGVLIWLEARKKKPFSQAVGHIYLPVCLSMLPITALSYLVSRLTPASLGDYRAMVLNCVFFGGWLLMAVFFWYRKNNYLTNKYTLLLAGILGACVPVAGYAMAGQFVFVDGLWTGLSVTALLAVWMAGRRSAATAG, encoded by the coding sequence ATGAGTAAACGTACCTACAACATTTTTTATAACCTGCACACGGTGAGTGGCATCGTGATCAGCGTTGGACTGTTTGTCATCTTCTTTGCGGGTGCCTTTACCCTGTTTTATAAAGAAACCGAAGAGTGGGAACGCAGCCAGGCACCCACGGCGGCCGTGGCACCAGCTAAATTACTCCATCTCGACACACTCGTAAGCACGTTAACAAAAGCGGGAAACGATCTGTATGCCCGCGACATCTACATTGACCTGCAGGCAAAAAGCCTGCTGCAACCCGTCTTCCTGGGACGATCGGAAGATTCGCTGGCCACGGGTGCGGCTACGAAATTCAAAAGCCTGTATGTAGACCGTGACTCTTACGCGATCACAGAACAATCCGCAAAATCCTCCGCCACACTAGGAGCACTGTTATATGAACTTCACTTCCTGGAGCAGTTGGGCGACCCGGGATATTACCTGGCCGGACTGATCTCGCTTTTCTTGCTGTTTGCGGTGGTGACAGGCATTATTATCCATTGGAAAAAAATCATTTCGAACTTCTACCTGTTTCGCCCCTACGAAAAACTGAAAACCGTGTGGACCGATGCGCATACTGCACTCGGCATGATCGGCATCCCTTTCCAGTTCATGTACGCACTTACCGGGGCCTGGTTCGGACTGAGCATCCTGGTGGCCAGCTCCGGCTCGCTCTTGTACAATGGCAACCAATCTAAATACTACGAAGAAATTTTTGGCCACCACGAGGCCTATCCAGGTCCACGCATCGACCTGGGCACCCATTCGCTGCAGGCATTCGTTGACAGTGCCAGCTCGCGGTGGGATGGCTTCAGGCTTACGTATATTGCGTTTCATGGTACGGGCAGTGCCAACATGAAAGTGAACATTTACGGTGAGGTAGATTCCAGGTCGGGCTTTTTCAACTTTGGGGAACTGGAGTTTGATGTGGCTACCGGCACTGTTACTCACCTGGAAGATCCCTTCCACAAAAGTTATGACGACCTGGTATCGGCTGCGGTTCACCGGTTGCATTTCGGCTATTTCGGACTGGATGGCTGGCGGCATATGGCCGTGAAAGTGTTGTACTTCCTGTTAGCAATGGCCACCTGTTTTGTGATCATTACCGGCGTGCTCATATGGCTGGAGGCGCGCAAAAAGAAGCCATTCAGCCAGGCTGTAGGACATATATACCTGCCGGTATGCCTCTCCATGCTGCCCATCACTGCGCTGTCCTACCTCGTTTCAAGGCTCACACCTGCTTCCCTTGGCGATTACCGCGCCATGGTCCTGAATTGCGTATTCTTCGGTGGCTGGCTGCTGATGGCCGTTTTCTTCTGGTACAGGAAAAACAACTACCTCACTAATAAATACACATTACTGCTGGCGGGTATATTAGGTGCCTGCGTGCCGGTAGCGGGTTACGCGATGGCCGGCCAATTCGTTTTTGTCGATGGTTTATGGACAGGGCTATCCGTCACGGCGCTGCTAGCCGTTTGGATGGCAGGCAGGCGATCCGCTGCAACGGCTGGATGA
- a CDS encoding S41 family peptidase — MFKRQLAALFTFTALSTQAQTSRQIDHLQAFTKLYGYVRYFHPSDMATVTDWDQFAVTGAAAVEKARDTKELQSTLTTLFGPLAPGLTIYPKGAPIALPGITPPDTTGMCTVAWQHYGYGEGLNTRTYNSVRANGFVKKMPPANNNTVNAIATQLETGAARGKRIRWSAAIKIASLEYGSAQLFMRGQLDNDSWVFVANMGNRQLAGPARDWKRDTIYGKVPDNMKALSAGVFIDRNGSILVDDFKLEMETPEGWQSIPLKNANFEEDKTGERPANWDGAASPEVIARVREVATPSGKQAVSFERKSPGPTFPSTKSIFDLAVKPGDRVIKEIGAGLEINMPVALWGDSTGTYPRADYQSAIRAYETRINPRYSADSLHVRLANVIITWNVLQHFHPYYQEWATDWNNDLRIALTASYTQAGQAGHLRSMQRLTARLRDGHIYVISPLQNPVNGAMPLQLKWVEDRLLITRVYDSSLSIQRGAQIIAINGVPTEKFISDMEAGISGGTELAIRQTAVMLMQYGNSDSALTLGIRSAGTKDAQIRIGFNRKYMSMPQPAPAPAFRFIDQKTLYIALNRITWPELQKKLDTVANAPVLVLDLRGYPRDEAANQLISRLATTNDSSRWMHIPCSWLPDHEETAWQHLGWNVRPATPHIKGKVYFLTNSSAISWAESIAGYMKDMKLATIVGESTSGANGDVNTIALLGGYQVRFSGLKVTRHDGSQHYMKGIPPDVLVLPTVRGTLNGEDEILNKALELSRK; from the coding sequence ATGTTTAAACGCCAACTGGCCGCCCTCTTTACCTTTACGGCCCTTTCCACGCAAGCACAAACTTCCCGGCAGATCGATCATTTGCAGGCCTTCACCAAGTTGTATGGATACGTACGTTACTTTCACCCCTCTGATATGGCTACGGTAACGGATTGGGATCAGTTCGCGGTAACCGGCGCGGCGGCGGTAGAGAAGGCCCGTGATACAAAAGAGCTGCAAAGTACGCTCACAACGTTATTTGGCCCGCTCGCACCCGGACTTACCATCTACCCGAAAGGAGCACCAATAGCCCTGCCGGGTATTACACCGCCCGATACGACAGGGATGTGCACGGTGGCCTGGCAGCACTATGGTTATGGAGAAGGACTTAATACGCGTACTTATAATTCGGTTCGCGCGAACGGTTTTGTGAAGAAGATGCCGCCCGCCAACAACAACACGGTCAACGCCATCGCGACGCAACTGGAAACGGGTGCCGCCAGGGGGAAAAGAATACGCTGGTCGGCGGCGATAAAAATCGCTTCGCTGGAATATGGCAGTGCGCAGTTGTTCATGCGCGGTCAGCTGGACAATGATTCCTGGGTATTCGTCGCAAATATGGGTAACCGGCAGCTTGCAGGCCCTGCGCGCGACTGGAAGCGGGATACGATATATGGTAAAGTGCCGGATAATATGAAGGCGCTGAGCGCAGGTGTGTTTATTGACAGGAATGGAAGCATCCTGGTGGATGATTTTAAACTGGAGATGGAAACGCCCGAAGGATGGCAATCTATTCCGCTGAAAAACGCAAACTTTGAAGAAGATAAGACCGGAGAGCGGCCCGCCAACTGGGATGGTGCTGCCAGCCCGGAAGTAATAGCCCGTGTGCGCGAAGTAGCCACACCATCAGGCAAACAGGCGGTCTCTTTTGAAAGAAAATCGCCTGGTCCGACCTTTCCGTCAACAAAAAGTATATTCGACCTGGCAGTGAAGCCTGGGGACCGGGTAATCAAAGAGATTGGGGCCGGACTGGAAATCAATATGCCGGTTGCATTGTGGGGTGATTCCACGGGTACTTATCCGCGTGCAGATTACCAGTCTGCTATTAGAGCCTACGAAACACGCATCAATCCTAGATATAGCGCTGACAGCCTGCATGTGCGCCTCGCCAATGTGATCATCACCTGGAACGTGCTCCAGCATTTCCATCCGTATTATCAGGAGTGGGCCACTGACTGGAATAATGATCTGCGAATCGCTCTTACCGCCAGCTATACACAGGCCGGACAAGCAGGTCATTTGCGCAGCATGCAACGCCTCACAGCGCGTCTGCGCGATGGGCACATATATGTCATCTCTCCGCTTCAAAACCCGGTGAATGGGGCAATGCCGCTGCAACTGAAATGGGTGGAAGATAGGCTGCTGATCACAAGGGTATATGATAGTTCGCTGTCGATACAACGTGGCGCGCAAATTATAGCGATCAATGGTGTGCCAACTGAAAAGTTTATAAGTGATATGGAAGCCGGTATTTCCGGCGGTACGGAACTCGCCATTCGTCAAACCGCTGTAATGCTGATGCAATATGGCAATTCCGATTCAGCATTAACGCTGGGTATCAGGTCTGCCGGAACAAAAGATGCGCAGATCAGGATCGGTTTTAACCGCAAATACATGTCGATGCCACAGCCTGCCCCTGCACCCGCGTTCCGCTTCATCGATCAAAAGACATTGTATATCGCGCTTAACCGCATCACCTGGCCTGAGTTGCAGAAGAAGCTGGACACCGTTGCTAACGCACCGGTATTGGTGCTCGACCTCCGCGGTTACCCCCGCGACGAAGCCGCTAATCAGCTGATCAGCCGGCTGGCCACTACAAATGATTCGAGCCGTTGGATGCACATACCTTGCTCATGGCTCCCCGACCACGAAGAAACAGCATGGCAGCACCTCGGTTGGAATGTGCGCCCCGCAACGCCGCATATAAAAGGCAAAGTTTACTTCCTGACTAATTCATCTGCCATCAGCTGGGCCGAAAGCATAGCCGGTTATATGAAAGATATGAAACTGGCCACCATCGTAGGTGAATCCACCTCCGGTGCTAACGGCGACGTCAACACGATCGCACTACTCGGCGGTTACCAGGTACGGTTCTCCGGTTTAAAAGTTACCCGCCACGATGGTAGTCAGCATTATATGAAAGGCATTCCGCCCGATGTATTGGTGTTGCCAACTGTACGTGGTACACTCAACGGGGAAGATGAAATACTTAACAAGGCGTTAGAACTAAGTCGTAAGTAA
- the katG gene encoding catalase/peroxidase HPI: MGKESNDISKCPFHNGSMKNNVGGGGTRNRDWWPNQLKLNILRQHSSLSDPLEKDFNYADAFNSLDLEAVKKDLHALMTDSQDWWPADFGHYGPLFVRMAWHSAGTYRVTDGRGGAGAGQQRFAPLNSWPDNVSLDKARRLLWPIKQKYGQKISWADLLILTGNVALESMGFKTFGFAGGRPDVWEPDEDVYWGSERTWLGGDIRYAHGSEGVPKEHGVVSSDDDADGDTHSRNLEKPLAAVQMGLIYVNPEGPDGNPDPIKAAKDIRDTFGRMAMNDEETVALIAGGHTFGKTHGAAPSSHVGKEPEAAGLEAQGLGWHNSFGSGKGKDTITSGLEVTWTQTPTQWSNHFFENLFKFEWELTKSPAGAHQWVAKTTELSIPDAYDSSKKHLPTMLTTDLSLRFDPAYEKISRHFLENPEAFADAFARAWFKLTHRDMGPRERYLGPEVPSEALIWQDPIPAVDYTLVDDNDVAGLKEKVLASGLSVSELVGTAWASASTFRGSDKRGGANGARIALAPQKHWRVNNPPQLQKVLGVLEGIRNEFNGTGKKISLADLIVLAGAAGVEKAAKDAGHDIKVPFTPGRNDATQDQTDVESISYLEPLADGFRNYRNPKVQVSTEELLIDKAQLLTLSAPELTVLVGGLRAININYDGSRHGVFTTRAGQLTNDFFVNLLNMNTAWKAASEDRELYEGTDRATGAPNWTATRADLVFGSNAELRAIAEVYGSSDAQGKFVKDFVAAWTKVMNLDRFDI, encoded by the coding sequence ATGGGAAAAGAATCAAACGACATCAGCAAATGCCCGTTTCACAATGGCAGCATGAAAAACAACGTAGGCGGCGGTGGCACCAGGAATCGCGACTGGTGGCCGAACCAGTTAAAATTGAACATTCTTCGTCAGCACTCTTCTTTATCAGATCCGCTGGAGAAAGATTTTAATTACGCAGACGCTTTTAACAGCCTGGACCTCGAAGCGGTGAAGAAAGATCTTCATGCGCTGATGACCGACTCGCAAGATTGGTGGCCGGCGGACTTTGGGCATTACGGCCCGCTGTTCGTACGTATGGCGTGGCATAGTGCAGGTACTTATCGCGTAACGGACGGTCGCGGTGGGGCCGGTGCGGGACAACAACGTTTTGCGCCGCTTAACAGCTGGCCCGACAACGTAAGCCTCGACAAAGCGCGCAGGTTATTGTGGCCTATCAAACAAAAGTATGGTCAAAAGATTTCCTGGGCAGACTTACTGATATTAACCGGCAACGTTGCACTGGAATCCATGGGCTTTAAAACCTTTGGCTTTGCAGGCGGCAGACCGGATGTGTGGGAGCCGGATGAGGATGTATACTGGGGATCTGAACGTACCTGGCTCGGTGGCGATATCCGCTACGCACACGGCTCAGAAGGCGTTCCCAAAGAACATGGTGTCGTATCTTCTGATGACGATGCCGATGGCGACACGCACTCCCGCAACCTGGAAAAACCACTGGCGGCAGTGCAAATGGGATTGATCTACGTAAACCCGGAAGGTCCGGATGGTAATCCTGACCCGATCAAAGCAGCAAAAGATATTCGCGATACGTTCGGCCGCATGGCCATGAATGATGAGGAAACAGTGGCACTCATCGCGGGTGGGCACACATTCGGCAAAACGCACGGTGCTGCTCCATCTTCTCATGTTGGAAAAGAGCCTGAAGCGGCCGGACTGGAAGCACAGGGCCTTGGCTGGCACAACAGCTTTGGCTCCGGTAAAGGTAAAGACACCATTACCAGCGGCCTGGAGGTGACCTGGACGCAAACGCCTACGCAGTGGAGCAATCACTTTTTCGAAAACTTGTTCAAGTTTGAATGGGAACTGACGAAAAGCCCTGCAGGCGCGCACCAATGGGTAGCAAAAACCACCGAGTTATCTATCCCCGACGCATACGACAGCAGCAAAAAACACCTGCCCACGATGCTCACTACGGATCTTTCTTTACGGTTTGATCCTGCTTACGAAAAGATATCGCGCCACTTCCTGGAAAACCCGGAAGCCTTTGCAGATGCCTTCGCCCGCGCCTGGTTCAAACTCACGCACCGCGATATGGGACCGCGTGAACGTTATCTCGGCCCGGAAGTACCATCAGAAGCACTTATCTGGCAAGATCCGATTCCGGCGGTAGATTATACTTTGGTAGATGATAATGATGTAGCTGGTCTGAAAGAGAAAGTGCTGGCCTCCGGTCTTAGTGTATCCGAACTCGTTGGTACAGCCTGGGCTTCTGCTTCGACCTTCCGTGGTTCCGATAAACGTGGTGGTGCTAATGGCGCGCGCATCGCACTGGCACCGCAAAAACATTGGAGGGTGAACAATCCTCCACAACTGCAAAAGGTGTTGGGCGTACTGGAAGGCATCAGGAATGAATTTAACGGTACCGGTAAAAAGATATCGCTTGCCGACCTGATCGTGCTCGCCGGTGCTGCCGGTGTAGAAAAGGCCGCAAAGGATGCCGGCCACGACATCAAGGTGCCATTCACACCTGGCCGTAACGACGCCACCCAGGATCAGACCGACGTTGAATCCATCAGCTACCTGGAACCACTGGCAGATGGCTTCCGCAACTACCGCAATCCGAAGGTGCAGGTTTCTACAGAGGAACTGCTGATCGATAAAGCACAACTGCTCACGCTTTCTGCCCCTGAACTAACCGTATTAGTCGGCGGCCTGCGTGCGATCAACATTAACTACGACGGCTCCCGTCACGGTGTGTTCACGACTCGCGCAGGACAATTAACGAACGACTTCTTCGTGAACCTGCTCAACATGAACACCGCATGGAAAGCAGCCTCAGAAGACCGCGAACTGTACGAAGGCACCGACCGTGCTACCGGCGCCCCTAACTGGACCGCCACCCGCGCCGACCTGGTATTCGGCTCAAACGCAGAATTGCGGGCCATTGCCGAAGTATACGGCAGCTCCGATGCACAGGGCAAGTTCGTGAAAGACTTTGTGGCTGCGTGGACAAAAGTGATGAACCTGGACAGGTTTGATATTTAG
- a CDS encoding alpha/beta fold hydrolase codes for MSTIKLKDGVEIFYKDWGTGQPIVFHHGWPLSSEDWDAQLFFFLERGYRVIAHDRRGHGRSTQTPYGHDMDTYASDVYELVKALDLKDAIHVGHSTGGGEVIRYANKFGKGLISKAVLISAVPPVMVKSEANPDGVDISVFDDIRNNTANHRSQFYFDLTVPFYGYNREGAKVSSGIQHNWWRQGMMGSIKAHYDCIKVFSETDFTEDLKNVDIPVLIMHGDDDQIVPYANSAVKAAKLVKNGTLITYPGFPHGMPTTEHETINKDLLEWIKK; via the coding sequence ATGAGCACAATTAAATTAAAAGACGGCGTTGAAATATTTTATAAAGACTGGGGAACCGGACAGCCGATCGTGTTTCACCACGGCTGGCCGTTGTCATCCGAAGACTGGGATGCACAACTGTTCTTCTTCCTGGAGCGCGGTTACCGTGTAATTGCCCACGATAGGCGCGGTCACGGTCGTTCTACCCAAACGCCATACGGTCATGATATGGATACTTATGCGTCCGACGTATATGAACTTGTAAAAGCGCTCGACCTGAAAGATGCGATCCACGTAGGTCACTCTACCGGCGGTGGCGAAGTGATCCGGTACGCCAATAAATTCGGTAAAGGTCTTATCTCCAAAGCTGTGCTGATCAGCGCTGTTCCGCCGGTAATGGTGAAGTCTGAGGCTAATCCTGATGGCGTTGATATTTCCGTATTCGATGATATCCGTAATAATACTGCGAACCACCGTTCCCAGTTCTATTTCGATCTTACGGTCCCTTTCTACGGCTACAACCGTGAAGGGGCGAAAGTGTCCAGCGGTATTCAGCACAACTGGTGGCGCCAGGGTATGATGGGTTCCATCAAAGCACATTACGATTGTATCAAGGTTTTCTCTGAAACTGACTTCACCGAAGACTTGAAGAATGTAGATATTCCTGTGCTCATCATGCACGGTGACGATGATCAGATCGTTCCTTACGCTAACTCCGCAGTAAAAGCAGCGAAACTCGTTAAGAACGGCACGCTGATCACTTACCCCGGCTTCCCGCACGGTATGCCAACTACAGAGCACGAAACGATCAACAAAGATCTGTTAGAGTGGATTAAGAAGTAG
- a CDS encoding Na+/H+ antiporter, producing the protein MLDHFPFYLALIVLIVLLIMLGNKIKVAYPVLLVLAGLLVSFIPGIPILKIDPELIFIIFLPPLLYEAAWANSWKELWHWRRIIGSFAFIVVFLTAISVALVANAFIPGFSLALGFVLGGIVSPPDAVSASAILKFVKVPKRMSSILEGESLLNDASSLIIFRFAMIAVATGQFVWYKAAFTFGWMVLGGVAVGLLVGFIFLKAHKKLPTDVNTDTVLTLVTPYAMYMAAEAVHSSGVLAVVSGGLFLSYHRHTFLNGASRLRGENVWQSLVFLLNGLVFLLIGLDLPEIVSGLREEGVSITAATGYALLISFVLIIGRMLAAFGAVIVTRIASYFITVADRNPGFRGPLIMGWTGMRGVVSLAAALSIPVAFPQRNLVLFITFIVILVTLVLQGLTLPLLIKKVQPPAFNDHLPEEEAERQIREELAQHTLAYLDEHHREELTRNVSLQKLAAHWELQLAGKDGVIAAGNMRVIYLRVLERQRQLLLEKNKREQRLDEEVVRKFLHLIDLEEEKLRLK; encoded by the coding sequence ATGCTCGATCATTTTCCTTTTTACCTGGCCCTGATCGTACTTATCGTACTGTTGATCATGCTCGGTAACAAAATTAAGGTAGCGTACCCTGTGTTGCTGGTACTGGCGGGATTGCTCGTTTCCTTCATACCCGGTATTCCGATATTGAAGATCGATCCTGAACTCATCTTTATCATCTTTTTGCCGCCGCTGTTGTATGAAGCAGCCTGGGCAAACTCCTGGAAAGAGCTGTGGCACTGGCGCCGTATTATCGGCAGTTTTGCGTTTATCGTGGTTTTTCTTACCGCCATTTCCGTCGCCCTGGTCGCAAATGCCTTTATTCCCGGCTTCTCACTGGCGTTAGGCTTTGTACTGGGTGGCATCGTATCGCCTCCGGATGCCGTGAGTGCCTCGGCTATTCTCAAGTTTGTGAAGGTGCCGAAACGGATGTCTTCTATTTTAGAAGGGGAGAGCCTGTTGAACGATGCATCTTCCCTGATCATTTTTCGTTTTGCCATGATCGCCGTTGCGACCGGGCAGTTCGTTTGGTATAAAGCGGCTTTTACCTTCGGATGGATGGTCTTGGGCGGTGTAGCGGTTGGCTTACTGGTAGGCTTCATTTTTCTAAAAGCACATAAAAAGCTTCCTACGGATGTTAATACAGATACCGTGCTTACACTAGTTACGCCCTACGCCATGTATATGGCCGCAGAAGCGGTGCATAGCTCCGGCGTACTGGCTGTCGTAAGCGGCGGACTGTTTCTTTCTTACCACCGGCATACTTTCCTGAACGGCGCTTCCCGACTGCGTGGCGAAAACGTCTGGCAAAGCCTGGTTTTTCTGTTAAACGGATTGGTGTTCCTGCTCATTGGATTGGATCTCCCGGAAATTGTATCTGGCTTAAGAGAAGAGGGTGTAAGTATCACTGCAGCTACAGGATATGCGTTGCTCATCTCCTTCGTATTGATCATAGGTCGTATGTTGGCCGCTTTCGGAGCTGTTATCGTTACGAGGATCGCGAGTTACTTTATTACGGTCGCCGATCGCAACCCGGGTTTCAGGGGACCTCTGATTATGGGGTGGACCGGCATGCGGGGCGTGGTGTCGCTGGCAGCAGCGCTTTCCATCCCGGTGGCTTTTCCGCAGCGTAACCTGGTGTTATTCATCACCTTTATAGTGATACTCGTTACGCTGGTCTTGCAGGGGCTCACATTGCCACTGTTGATCAAAAAAGTGCAACCGCCGGCTTTTAATGATCATCTGCCGGAAGAAGAAGCTGAACGCCAGATTCGTGAGGAACTTGCGCAGCACACATTGGCTTACCTTGACGAGCATCATCGGGAGGAATTAACGCGAAACGTTTCCCTGCAAAAGCTGGCTGCCCATTGGGAATTGCAGCTGGCTGGTAAAGATGGAGTAATCGCTGCCGGCAACATGCGCGTCATTTACCTCCGGGTGCTGGAGCGCCAGCGGCAACTGTTGTTAGAAAAGAATAAACGCGAACAACGGCTCGACGAAGAAGTCGTGCGTAAATTTCTCCACCTCATTGACCTGGAAGAAGAGAAGCTGCGGCTCAAATGA